One Terriglobales bacterium genomic window carries:
- a CDS encoding formyltransferase family protein gives KVSGCTVHFVDEQLDHGAIVVQKSVPVLDSDDEHTLAARILEQEHVAYTEAINIVLEGKAKVTGRRVVSQD, from the coding sequence AAGGTCTCCGGCTGTACCGTGCACTTTGTGGACGAGCAGCTCGACCACGGCGCTATCGTGGTGCAGAAGTCCGTCCCGGTGCTCGACAGCGATGATGAGCACACGCTCGCCGCCCGCATCCTCGAGCAGGAGCACGTTGCCTACACGGAAGCGATCAATATCGTGCTGGAGGGCAAGGCGAAAGTCACAGGGCGCCGGGTGGTTTCGCAGGATTGA